Proteins encoded together in one Euzebyales bacterium window:
- a CDS encoding F0F1 ATP synthase subunit epsilon, translating into MAEMQVHVVSATRELYRGEASAVYARSTEGEIGILPGHQPVLLALEISPVRVEQTDGEVITWAVHAGFLEYREEKLTVLADHAEGPGEIDVERARAARHRAELHLADPDYEGDAAAELRRAHIRLELAGAS; encoded by the coding sequence ATGGCTGAGATGCAGGTGCACGTCGTCAGCGCGACACGCGAGTTGTACAGGGGAGAGGCCAGCGCGGTGTATGCGCGCTCGACGGAGGGTGAGATCGGCATCCTGCCGGGGCACCAGCCCGTGCTGCTCGCATTGGAGATCTCGCCGGTGCGGGTGGAGCAGACCGACGGTGAGGTGATCACCTGGGCGGTGCACGCAGGCTTCCTGGAGTATCGGGAAGAAAAGCTGACCGTACTCGCGGACCACGCCGAAGGCCCCGGGGAGATCGACGTCGAGCGTGCGCGCGCGGCGCGGCACCGTGCCGAGCTGCACCTCGCGGATCCCGACTACGAGGGGGACGCCGCCGCCGAGCTGCGTCGGGCGCATATCCGCCTGGAGCTGGCCGGCGCGTCATAG